The nucleotide window TAATTGCCTCGTGTCCTTTTTCTTTTGCTAGCTCTAAAAAAAATTGAATTGTGTTCGAATCCATTTTCTCTAACAAAATGTCAGAACCCTTATGTACAGCATAAGCACCATTATAGCCAATAAAAGAGTCAATGTTTAATTCTTCACCAATTTCTTTAATCTCATGTAATGGT belongs to Desertibacillus haloalkaliphilus and includes:
- a CDS encoding HAD-IIB family hydrolase, whose translation is MSKHKILFLDIDGTILKPDDSIEQSTKEAVSQVQEKGLEVFLATGRPLHEIKEIGEELNIDSFIGYNGAYAVHKGSDILLEKMDSNTIQFFLELAKEKGHEAI